Proteins from a single region of Thunnus albacares chromosome 16, fThuAlb1.1, whole genome shotgun sequence:
- the LOC122965483 gene encoding dihydropyrimidinase-related protein 5-like yields MATNMGSMRILIKGGKVVNDDFTQEADVYIENGIIQQVGKELMIPGGAKVIDASGKLVLPGGIDTSVHLQQTFMNATIQDDFYSGTKAALMGGTTMVMAMVLPEQHCSLLDAYEQCRALADAKTCCDYALHVGVTWWGPKVRNEMETLVREHGVNSFQMFMAYKDMMMLRDSELYQTLQTCKDIGAIARVHAENGELVAEGAKEALDLGISGPEGIEVSRPEELESEATHRAVTIANRAHCPIYLVNVSSMPAGDMIAAAKMQGKVVHAETTVAHAVLNGMQYYHQDWAHAAAHVLVPPLRLDPNTPNYLMGLLGNDTLSVVASEHRPFSTKQRALGKEDFTKIPHGVSGVQDRMSVIWERGVVTGKMDENRFVAVTSSNAAKIYNLYPRKGRIIAGADADVVVWDPDATRTISVSTQVQGGDFNLYEGLRCHGVPLVTISRGRLVCENGVFMCAEGSGKFYPQRTFPDYLYKKMVQREKTQAYKKVARDPYSGDVVKVANTMKKELGLGPIDGDNPNKPCARAHQGVRDLHESSFSLSGSQVDDHIPKRSSARILAPPGGRSSGIW; encoded by the exons ATGGCTACCAACATGGGGTCCATGCGTATCCTCATCAAGGGAGGGAAAGTGGTCAACGACGACTTCACCCAGGAAGCAGATGTCTACATTGAGAACGGCATCATTCAGCAG GTTGGAAAAGAACTGATGATACCAGGTGGCGCCAAGGTGATTGACGCCTCCGGAAAGCTGGTGTTGCCAGGCGGAATAGACACCAGCGTGCATCTGCAGCAGACTTTCATGAACGCCACCATCCAGGATGACTTCTACAGCGGGAccaag GCTGCTCTGATGGGTGGTACCACCATGGTGATGGCAATGGTCCTGCCTGAACAACACTGCTCCCTGCTGGACGCTTACGAGCAGTGCCGAGCTCTGGCCGACGCCAAGACGTGCTGCGACTACGCTCTGCATGTCGGGGTGACCTGGTGGGGACCAAAG GTGCGTAACGAGATGGAGACCCTGGTGAGAGAACATGGGGTCAACTCCTTCCAGATGTTCATGGCCTACAAGGACATGATGATGCTGAGGGACTCTGAGCTGTACCAGACACTGCAGACCTGTAAGGACATTGGGGCCATCGCACGCGTCCATGCCGAGAATGGAGAGCTGGTGGCAGAg gGTGCCAAAGAGGCTCTGGATTTGGGAATCAGTGGACCGGAAGGTATTGAGGTCAGCCGACCAGAGGAG CTGGAGTCTGAGGCGACTCACAGAGCCGTCACCATCGCCAACAGG GCTCACTGCCCAATCTACCTGGTCAATGTATCCAGTATgcctgctggagacatgattgCTGCTGCAAAGATGCAGG GTAAGGTGGTCCATGCAGAGACCACAGTGGCTCACGCTGTGTTGAACGGGATGCAGTATTACCACCAGGACTGGGCTCACGCTGCCGCCCACGTCCTCGTCCCTCCTCTCCGCCTTGACCCCAACACACCCAACTACCTCATGGGCCTGTTGGGAAA TGACACTCTGAGCGTTGTGGCATCAGAGCACCGTCCGTTTAGCACCAAGCAGAGAGCTTTGGGCAAGGAGGACTTCACCAAGATCCCTCACGGAGTGTCTGGAGTCCAGGACAGGATGAGTGTCATCTGGGAGAGGGGAGTG GTTACAGGAAAGATGGATGAGAATCGTTTCGTGGCAGTGACGAGCTCTAACGCCGCAAAGATCTACAACCTGTACCCACGCAAGGGTCGCATCATCGCCGGGGCCGACGCTGACGTGGTGGTGTGGGATCCAGACGCAACAAG GACGATCTCTGTGAGCACTCAGGTGCAGGGTGGAGACTTCAACCTGTATGAGGGGCTGCGCTGCCACGGTGTCCCTCTGGTCACCATCAGCCGAGGACGTCTGGTGTGTGAGAACGGTGTGTTCATGTGCGCCGAGGGCTCTGGAAAATTCTACCCACAGCGCACCTTCCCTGACTACCTCTACAAGAAGATGGTGCAGAGAGAAAAG ACTCAGGCTTATAAAAAGGTTGCCAGGGATCCCTACTCTGGTGACGTGGTCAAGGTGGCAAACACCATGAAGAAGGAGCTCGGTTTGGGCCCCATTGATGGAGATAACCCCAACAAACCCTGTGCTCGGGCACACCAGGGGGTCCGAGACCTCCATGAGTCCTCCTTTAGCCTCTCAG gaTCTCAGGTTGACGACCACATCCCGAAGAGGTCCTCGGCTCGGATCCTGGCCCCTCCCGGCGGGCGCTCCAGTGGTATCTGGTAA